One Maribacter dokdonensis DSW-8 genomic region harbors:
- a CDS encoding metallophosphatase, whose protein sequence is MERRKFIKNTAATSGLLTLGGLSLNSCNVATKKHITILHTNDVHSHVDAFPNDHADFPGLGGLARRAGLVDSIRKENPNTFLFDAGDIFQGTPYFNFYGGELEFKLMSMLNYDATTIGNHDFDNGIDGLLAQMPYAKFNFISANYDFSNTVLDGLTQPYKIYEKDGIKVGVYGLGIKLDGLVTKQLYKETVFLDPYELAIDMETKLKEEEKCDLVICLSHLGYEYKSQKPDDLKLAKKTKYTDLIIGGHTHTFLDQPTVVSNAVERDILVNQVGCFGVNLGRIDFYFDNSTVNADGYSIKV, encoded by the coding sequence ATGGAAAGAAGAAAATTTATAAAAAATACGGCTGCAACCTCTGGTTTATTGACTTTGGGCGGACTTAGCTTAAACTCTTGCAACGTTGCCACAAAAAAACACATTACCATTTTACACACCAATGACGTACACAGTCACGTAGACGCTTTCCCTAACGATCATGCAGATTTTCCAGGCTTAGGCGGTTTGGCGCGTAGAGCTGGTTTGGTAGATAGTATCAGAAAAGAGAATCCGAATACTTTTCTTTTTGATGCCGGTGATATTTTTCAAGGTACTCCATACTTCAACTTTTATGGTGGTGAGTTAGAATTTAAACTAATGAGTATGCTCAATTATGACGCAACTACCATTGGAAACCATGATTTTGATAATGGTATTGACGGTCTATTGGCTCAAATGCCATATGCCAAGTTTAATTTTATCAGTGCCAATTACGATTTTTCCAATACCGTTTTAGACGGATTAACACAGCCTTATAAAATTTATGAAAAAGACGGAATTAAGGTAGGTGTTTACGGATTAGGAATTAAATTGGACGGATTGGTAACCAAACAACTTTACAAAGAGACCGTATTTCTTGACCCTTATGAACTTGCGATAGATATGGAAACTAAACTTAAGGAAGAAGAAAAGTGCGATTTGGTCATATGCCTTTCTCATTTAGGGTATGAGTATAAAAGTCAAAAACCAGATGATTTAAAGCTCGCTAAAAAAACGAAATATACAGATTTGATTATTGGTGGGCACACTCACACCTTTCTAGATCAACCTACTGTAGTTAGTAATGCCGTAGAGCGTGATATTCTTGTAAATCAAGTTGGGTGTTTTGGAGTAAATCTAGGTAGAATTGATTTTTATTTTGACAATAGCACGGTTAATGCGGATGGATATTCCATTAAAGTCTAA
- a CDS encoding GNAT family N-acetyltransferase has translation MLYYKRCSSDNKNFKELVALLDADLALRDGDENAFYAQFNGIDALKNCVVFYSDKTLVACGAFKEFNEDTVEIKRMFVQPDFRGKGIASKALMVLEEWAKELNYSYAVLETGLRQPEAIALYKKNNYEIIENYPPYEEMENSVCFKKYLKFS, from the coding sequence ATGCTTTACTATAAACGTTGTTCTAGTGATAATAAAAACTTTAAAGAATTAGTTGCTTTGCTCGATGCTGATTTGGCATTACGTGATGGTGATGAAAATGCTTTCTACGCACAATTCAACGGTATTGATGCGTTGAAAAACTGTGTTGTTTTTTATTCGGACAAAACACTTGTGGCCTGTGGCGCATTCAAAGAATTTAATGAAGACACGGTCGAGATTAAGCGAATGTTTGTTCAACCAGATTTTCGAGGAAAAGGCATTGCCTCAAAAGCACTAATGGTACTAGAAGAATGGGCAAAAGAATTAAATTACTCCTACGCTGTTTTGGAAACCGGATTACGCCAACCGGAAGCCATTGCACTTTATAAGAAGAACAATTACGAAATTATTGAAAACTATCCGCCCTACGAGGAAATGGAGAATAGTGTTTGTTTTAAGAAATATTTGAAATTTTCCTAA
- the blaOXA gene encoding class D beta-lactamase, translating into MKLHLLLFLFICFTSCKQQKKTEEQATVERNINKIKKSEIQTIIDKADANGSIIIYNLTKDTYYSNNFDWALQGKLPASTFKITNTIIGLETGVIESDSTIFKWDGEQKWLDLWEQDLVLRDAFQFSCVPCYQSVASKIGPQQMNQYVNKLQYGNLKIDDSNITDFWLEGESRINQMQQIDFLKRFYTNKLPISKRTTKIVKTILLIDENSAYTLSGKTGLSIANNHYNGWFVGYIEVGNDVYFFATNLEPKSATIDIQEFNAIRKEVTISALKTINAIS; encoded by the coding sequence ATGAAATTACATTTACTCTTATTTTTATTCATCTGTTTTACCTCTTGTAAACAACAAAAGAAGACTGAAGAACAGGCAACCGTTGAGAGGAATATAAACAAAATTAAAAAGTCTGAAATTCAAACTATCATTGACAAGGCAGATGCTAACGGTTCTATTATAATTTACAACCTCACTAAAGACACCTACTATTCCAATAATTTTGATTGGGCATTACAAGGTAAACTGCCAGCATCAACCTTTAAAATCACAAATACTATTATTGGATTGGAAACGGGAGTTATTGAAAGCGATTCAACAATATTTAAATGGGATGGAGAACAAAAATGGTTAGATCTCTGGGAGCAAGATTTAGTTTTACGTGATGCATTTCAGTTTTCTTGCGTTCCTTGTTATCAGTCAGTGGCGTCAAAAATTGGACCTCAACAAATGAACCAGTATGTAAATAAATTGCAATATGGCAATTTAAAAATTGATGATTCCAACATTACCGATTTTTGGTTAGAAGGCGAATCTAGAATAAATCAAATGCAACAAATAGATTTCTTAAAACGATTTTATACCAATAAGCTTCCCATATCCAAAAGAACTACAAAGATTGTTAAGACCATTTTGCTCATTGATGAAAATAGCGCTTATACACTTAGCGGAAAAACCGGATTATCTATTGCCAACAATCATTATAATGGCTGGTTCGTTGGGTATATAGAAGTAGGCAACGATGTTTATTTCTTTGCTACTAATCTAGAACCAAAGAGTGCCACAATCGATATACAAGAATTTAATGCTATTAGAAAAGAAGTTACCATATCGGCGCTTAAAACAATCAATGCTATATCATAA
- a CDS encoding fumarylacetoacetate hydrolase family protein — MKIIGIGKNYVLDKSEIDDLKNDVQLIFTKPDSSLVMDSKDVEFPAITNQLIYEVELVVKIGKTAKNVSVEEANSYISEIGIGIDYTAKDVLTASREKKGPWALAKGFDGASPVSGFKPISDFPELDNINFDLVINGEKKQVGNTGYIIYNFAEIISFVSTFMTLNPGDMIFTGTPAVGAGETFKGDHLQASIEGEILLDFKMI; from the coding sequence ATGAAAATTATAGGCATTGGCAAAAACTATGTTTTAGATAAATCTGAAATTGATGATTTAAAAAATGATGTACAACTAATATTCACCAAACCAGATTCATCATTGGTAATGGATAGCAAGGATGTTGAATTCCCTGCGATTACCAATCAATTGATCTATGAGGTAGAATTGGTCGTGAAAATCGGTAAAACCGCAAAAAACGTTTCTGTAGAGGAAGCAAACTCATACATTTCTGAAATAGGTATTGGAATAGACTATACTGCAAAGGATGTACTTACTGCCAGCAGAGAAAAGAAAGGTCCTTGGGCTTTAGCCAAAGGTTTTGACGGTGCCTCACCTGTTTCTGGTTTTAAACCTATTTCCGATTTTCCCGAATTGGATAATATTAACTTTGATTTGGTCATCAATGGTGAAAAGAAGCAAGTTGGCAACACCGGTTACATCATTTATAACTTTGCCGAAATCATCAGTTTTGTTTCTACTTTTATGACCTTAAATCCGGGCGACATGATTTTTACCGGAACGCCAGCTGTTGGTGCAGGTGAAACTTTTAAAGGAGACCATTTACAGGCTTCCATAGAAGGAGAAATTCTTCTGGATTTTAAAATGATCTAG
- a CDS encoding helix-turn-helix domain-containing protein, whose product MNLNTWKTKIKIDLNFDTKTVLLSGNSMGIYFEFYSVNNIIVHFKPLNELFKNSVYTGNSGVLLNFERDLIDEDDVEYALDVMSLFNKYPQLNIRSEKEVAQVKKLIEMLKDEYFGENVSYIMLKTLLKVLLLHLIRFQNNELLPQDIHQKRVFQFLELMEINFLNETNAEYYANQLGISTKRLNQVLQEKLNLTAKQVIQQRQITEAKRKLIRSEITTKELAFDLGFESISSFSRFFKKNVGVSPTAFKAQQNS is encoded by the coding sequence ATGAATTTGAATACCTGGAAAACTAAAATTAAGATTGATTTAAATTTCGATACAAAGACGGTGTTGTTATCAGGTAATTCTATGGGTATTTACTTTGAGTTTTATTCGGTAAATAACATTATTGTACATTTTAAGCCTTTAAATGAATTATTTAAAAATAGTGTTTACACCGGTAATAGCGGTGTACTTTTAAATTTTGAGCGCGATTTAATAGATGAAGATGATGTAGAGTATGCATTAGATGTTATGTCGCTTTTCAATAAATACCCTCAATTAAATATCAGATCTGAAAAAGAAGTAGCTCAGGTAAAGAAGTTGATTGAGATGTTGAAAGATGAGTATTTTGGGGAGAACGTATCTTACATAATGCTTAAAACATTATTGAAAGTACTCTTGTTACATTTAATTCGGTTTCAGAACAATGAATTGTTGCCACAAGACATTCATCAAAAAAGAGTGTTTCAGTTTTTAGAATTGATGGAAATTAATTTTTTGAATGAAACCAATGCAGAATATTATGCAAATCAATTAGGGATAAGTACAAAGCGATTAAATCAGGTGCTTCAAGAAAAGTTGAACCTTACCGCAAAACAAGTGATACAGCAAAGACAAATAACAGAGGCAAAACGCAAACTTATAAGAAGCGAGATCACTACAAAGGAATTGGCTTTTGACCTAGGGTTTGAGTCTATAAGCAGTTTTTCCCGCTTTTTTAAAAAGAATGTGGGTGTTAGTCCAACCGCTTTCAAGGCTCAGCAAAATTCTTAA